From Hymenobacter sedentarius, a single genomic window includes:
- a CDS encoding CocE/NonD family hydrolase, with protein MLRTVITTTLLAAGIAASAQAQAPTRAQDSAFVRQNYTKLDRQIVMRDGVKLYTVIYVPKDASAGTPYPFLMTRTPYSAGPYGEQKYRLRGPGPSRELSQEKYIFVYQDVRGRYLSQGQFEEMTPALKGIKAAVVQGPATPHDESTDTFDTIEWLLKNVPGNNGRVGMVGISYPGFYATAALPNAHPALKSVSPQAPVTDEFMGDDARHKGAFFLLDNFDFTNSFDVPRPKPVAQYEELFKFEPKDAYKFYLKLGPIKNANSSKYFNNRARIWNEYLQHETYDAYWQARNIRTALTGVKPAVLVVGGWFDAEDLFGALNTYKAIEKQNPGATNRLVMGPWTHGAWARPDWSTFGPLSFGSNVSQTFRETLETPFFNFYLKDKGSFNPAEATVFNTGTNEWKTYAAWPPAATKTRTLYFQEAGRLGFTAPPAASKPAQYVSDPANPVPYTEGVHAERKNEYMIEDQRFAAKRPDVLTFQTEPLTEDLTLAGPLTADLFVSTSGTDADFIVKVIDVLPANATGFAPGKKPTAGYQRLVRAEVMRGRFRNSFTQPEAFKPNQPTEVKYELPDVLHTFRKGHRLMVQVQSTWFPLVDRNPQKFVPIAKAEAKDFQKATIRLYHDAKQASAVRVQVVAP; from the coding sequence ATGCTTCGCACCGTTATCACCACCACTTTACTGGCCGCTGGCATAGCCGCTTCAGCTCAGGCCCAAGCCCCTACCCGCGCCCAGGATTCGGCCTTCGTGCGGCAGAACTACACCAAGCTCGACCGCCAGATTGTGATGCGCGACGGCGTGAAGCTATACACGGTGATTTATGTGCCCAAGGATGCTTCGGCCGGCACTCCCTACCCGTTTTTGATGACGCGCACGCCCTACTCGGCCGGGCCGTATGGGGAGCAGAAGTACCGCTTGCGCGGCCCCGGGCCCAGCCGGGAATTATCGCAGGAAAAGTACATTTTCGTGTACCAGGACGTGCGCGGGCGCTACCTGAGCCAGGGCCAGTTTGAGGAAATGACACCGGCGCTGAAGGGCATTAAAGCGGCAGTAGTGCAAGGCCCCGCCACCCCGCACGACGAAAGCACCGACACCTTCGACACCATCGAATGGCTGCTGAAGAACGTGCCTGGCAACAACGGCCGCGTGGGCATGGTGGGCATTTCCTACCCCGGATTCTACGCCACGGCGGCCCTGCCCAACGCCCACCCGGCCCTGAAATCGGTGTCGCCGCAGGCCCCGGTCACGGATGAGTTTATGGGCGACGATGCCCGCCACAAAGGCGCGTTTTTCCTGCTCGACAACTTCGACTTCACCAACTCCTTCGACGTGCCGCGCCCCAAGCCGGTGGCCCAATACGAGGAGCTGTTCAAGTTTGAGCCCAAAGACGCGTACAAGTTTTACCTCAAATTGGGGCCCATCAAAAACGCCAACAGCAGCAAGTACTTTAACAACCGCGCCCGCATCTGGAACGAGTACCTGCAGCACGAAACCTACGACGCTTACTGGCAGGCCCGCAACATCCGCACGGCCCTCACCGGCGTGAAGCCCGCGGTGCTGGTGGTGGGCGGCTGGTTTGATGCCGAGGACCTGTTCGGCGCGCTCAACACCTACAAGGCCATCGAAAAGCAGAATCCCGGCGCCACCAACCGCCTCGTGATGGGCCCCTGGACTCACGGCGCCTGGGCTCGGCCCGACTGGAGCACCTTCGGCCCGCTGAGCTTCGGCAGCAACGTCTCCCAGACCTTCCGCGAAACGCTGGAAACGCCGTTTTTCAACTTCTACCTCAAGGACAAAGGCAGCTTCAACCCGGCCGAAGCCACGGTCTTCAACACCGGCACCAACGAGTGGAAAACCTACGCCGCCTGGCCCCCGGCGGCTACCAAAACGCGCACGCTCTACTTCCAGGAAGCCGGCCGCCTCGGGTTTACGGCGCCTCCTGCGGCCTCTAAACCAGCTCAATATGTCAGCGACCCGGCCAACCCCGTGCCTTACACCGAGGGCGTGCACGCCGAGCGTAAAAACGAGTACATGATTGAAGACCAGCGCTTCGCCGCCAAGCGCCCCGACGTGCTCACCTTCCAAACCGAGCCCCTGACCGAGGACCTCACCCTTGCTGGCCCGCTCACCGCCGACCTGTTTGTGAGCACTTCCGGCACCGATGCCGACTTTATTGTGAAGGTCATCGACGTGCTGCCCGCCAATGCCACCGGTTTTGCGCCCGGCAAAAAACCCACGGCCGGCTACCAGCGCCTGGTGCGCGCCGAGGTAATGCGCGGCCGCTTCCGCAACAGCTTCACCCAGCCCGAGGCGTTCAAGCCCAACCAGCCCACCGAAGTAAAATATGAGCTGCCCGACGTGCTCCACACCTTCCGGAAAGGCCACCGCCTCATGGTGCAGGTGCAAAGCACTTGGTTTCCGCTGGTAGACCGCAACCCACAGAAATTTGTGCCCATTGCCAAGGCCGAGGCCAAGGATTTCCAGAAAGCCACCATCCGGCTCTACCACGATGCCAAGCAGGCTTCGGCGGTCCGGGTGCAGGTGGTAGCACCCTAG
- a CDS encoding SDR family oxidoreductase, whose protein sequence is MPSSKPTVLITGATGQIGGDTLRRLRADDTITLVAAVRSPAQAAAFEAQGVRSVLLDFDREETLAPALAGIDRALLVTGYTVDMLRQSKAFLDQAHLAGVRHVVHLGACGPDDTTVAHWAWHQLVERYIEWRGFSFTHLRPETFMQNLLSYGGTQVVQAGLIRQFVGDARLSWVDAEDVALAAAQALLHPERHAGYTYRLGYDAKSYHEIAAVMAEVLGKPFRYEPVAPEVFLENMRAAGAEMAYMHCVYDHYKRYAAHTLPGADDVFDNFPGIAGQEPVRWRQFIEKHRAAFDY, encoded by the coding sequence ATGCCTAGCTCCAAACCCACCGTTCTCATTACCGGCGCCACCGGCCAGATTGGCGGCGACACGCTCCGCCGCCTCCGCGCCGACGACACCATAACCTTGGTAGCAGCCGTGCGCTCCCCGGCCCAGGCAGCGGCCTTCGAGGCGCAGGGCGTTCGCAGCGTGCTGCTCGATTTTGACCGCGAAGAAACCCTGGCGCCCGCTTTGGCCGGCATCGACCGCGCCTTGCTCGTAACCGGCTACACCGTGGATATGCTGCGCCAGAGCAAGGCTTTTCTCGACCAGGCCCACCTGGCCGGCGTGCGCCATGTGGTGCACCTGGGTGCCTGCGGCCCCGACGACACCACCGTGGCCCACTGGGCCTGGCACCAACTGGTGGAGCGCTACATCGAGTGGCGCGGCTTCTCCTTCACCCACCTGCGGCCCGAAACCTTCATGCAAAACCTGCTCAGCTACGGCGGTACCCAGGTGGTGCAGGCGGGCCTCATCCGGCAGTTTGTGGGCGATGCCCGCCTGAGCTGGGTCGATGCCGAAGACGTGGCCCTGGCCGCTGCGCAGGCCCTGCTGCACCCCGAGCGCCACGCCGGCTACACCTACCGGCTGGGCTACGACGCCAAATCCTACCACGAAATCGCGGCCGTCATGGCCGAGGTGCTGGGCAAGCCCTTCCGCTACGAGCCCGTAGCGCCGGAGGTATTTCTGGAAAACATGCGCGCCGCCGGCGCCGAAATGGCCTACATGCACTGCGTGTACGACCACTACAAGCGCTACGCCGCCCACACCCTGCCGGGTGCCGACGACGTGTTCGACAACTTTCCCGGCATTGCCGGGCAGGAGCCGGTGCGGTGGCGGCAGTTCATCGAAAAGCACCGCGCCGCCTTCGACTATTAA
- a CDS encoding HAD family hydrolase, whose amino-acid sequence MKAFVFDLNGTMIHDMEYHTRAWQYLFNYDLGGQFTWDEVKPQMYGKNQEVLVRMFGPDRFSAAEMDRLSLEKERRYQQEFLPHLQLLPGLPAFLEAAHQRGIPMAIGSAAIPFNIDFVLDNLNIRHYFQTIVSADDVVLSKPNPETFLKAAAQLGVAPVGCIVFEDVPKGAEAAHNAGMNAVVLTTTHEETEFAHLPNVLHFAPDFTDEFMQALV is encoded by the coding sequence ATGAAAGCCTTTGTTTTCGACCTCAACGGTACCATGATTCACGACATGGAATACCACACCCGCGCCTGGCAATACCTGTTCAATTACGACCTGGGCGGCCAGTTTACCTGGGATGAAGTGAAGCCGCAGATGTACGGCAAAAACCAGGAGGTACTGGTGCGCATGTTTGGCCCCGACCGGTTTAGCGCGGCCGAAATGGACCGACTCTCCCTCGAAAAGGAGCGGCGCTACCAGCAGGAGTTTCTGCCGCACCTGCAGCTGCTGCCGGGCCTGCCCGCGTTTCTGGAAGCGGCCCACCAACGGGGCATACCCATGGCCATCGGCTCAGCTGCTATCCCGTTCAACATCGACTTCGTGCTCGATAACCTGAACATCCGGCACTACTTCCAAACCATTGTCAGCGCCGATGACGTGGTCCTGAGCAAGCCCAACCCCGAAACCTTCCTCAAAGCCGCCGCGCAGCTGGGCGTGGCGCCGGTTGGCTGCATCGTGTTCGAAGACGTGCCCAAAGGCGCCGAAGCCGCGCACAACGCCGGCATGAACGCTGTGGTGCTCACCACCACGCACGAGGAAACCGAATTTGCCCACCTCCCCAATGTGCTGCACTTTGCGCCGGATTTTACCGACGAGTTTATGCAGGCCTTAGTCTAG
- a CDS encoding GyrI-like domain-containing protein, whose protein sequence is MKPRIEQLAEKKLIGKRMTMSLAQNKTRELWQSFMPRRREILNPLGPEFYSMQLYGPGYFQDFSPITEFEKWATVAVTDFDNVPQGMETITLPGGLYAVFLHRADDSTPDQTFRYIFETWLPASGYLLDDRPHFELLGEKYKNNAPESEEEIWIPIKART, encoded by the coding sequence ATGAAACCAAGAATCGAGCAACTGGCCGAAAAGAAATTAATTGGCAAGCGCATGACCATGTCATTGGCGCAGAATAAAACGCGCGAGCTGTGGCAAAGCTTCATGCCCCGGCGCCGGGAAATTCTTAATCCACTGGGCCCCGAGTTCTACTCTATGCAACTTTATGGCCCGGGGTATTTCCAGGATTTTAGCCCAATTACCGAATTTGAGAAATGGGCTACGGTGGCGGTAACGGACTTTGACAACGTGCCGCAGGGCATGGAAACCATCACGCTGCCCGGCGGCCTCTATGCCGTATTCCTACACCGCGCCGACGACAGCACCCCCGACCAAACGTTTCGGTACATCTTCGAAACCTGGCTGCCTGCCTCGGGCTACTTGCTAGACGACCGGCCCCACTTCGAACTGCTGGGAGAAAAGTATAAGAACAACGCCCCCGAATCAGAAGAGGAAATCTGGATACCTATTAAGGCCAGGACTTAG
- a CDS encoding PAS domain-containing protein yields the protein MPDSASASIPAELRDAFPLGDLLEGLLDTSLQGVALYSPVRAASGEIVDFTIDYFNPTAQRMLQQPARPAGTYLEYYPHTVATGVFAFHREAFESDAPTRMDINYQGDGLDNYFRLSARRVGRGLLVSFSDTAHHTRTAVELALRESQARERAALAEAERQRAALHETFMQAPAMICIFAGPEHVFELANPLYQQLVGNRPLLGRPVREAMPELAGQPIFGLLDEVYRTGQTFRANEMLIQLDHANAGNSELENRYYNFSYQARYDTSGAIDGIIVFAFEVTPQVQARQQLATTERQSAELNEELAAANEELQAANEEIRSSNDDLFRAQLRLNELNQELEVRVADRTARLLRAQTDAERQRARLERFFMQAPAAICILDGPELVYELVNPGYQALFPGRQLLGRPILAALPEIEGHEVHRTLQRVFETGLTNEENGILIPIARPEDGVLEDRYFNYIQQARYDETGRIDGVLVFAFEVTEQVQARRRADALQAATLEASKQLVQQRETLYQVFEQTPASVAILRGPEHRFDYVNPGYQALFPGRPLLGRPLAEALPETVDFGFLGLLDQVYTTGEAFFGTELPLQVRDTAGNLLPEVYFTFTYQAYHDGGAVVGVSIFAFDVTEQVLARQQAAVLQEEMQQRDAQLQALFEQAPVAIAVLRGPELVVELANPGMCAIWGHTLEEVLGKPLMDGMFELRGQGFDLLLQDVLTTGQAYVAQGQAVELPRHGRLETVYANFVYQPLRDSNGQITGIAAVATDVSEQVAARQLLARANEEMTAAHLAVSARNQELAQANLQLTRTNQDLDNFVYAASHDLKQPVNNLAGLFEELRRSTVFQDPEEKDLLEPMVEDALRQLGTTIDDLAVVGQVQRLPELAAETVLMDELTQEVLQTLQPQVQAARARITTDFSARPTLSYARANLRTIVLNLLSNSLKYADPARRCRVHLSMWVQEDRPVLMVEDNGLGFDVQRHRGELFHLFRRFHDHTEGTGVGLYLVNRIVQSNGGHVEVESEVGEGTTFRVYL from the coding sequence ATGCCCGATTCTGCCTCCGCGTCTATCCCCGCCGAACTCCGCGACGCTTTTCCGCTTGGCGACTTACTGGAGGGCTTGCTGGATACCTCGCTGCAGGGCGTGGCGCTCTACTCGCCCGTGCGGGCGGCCAGCGGCGAAATCGTCGATTTCACCATCGATTACTTTAACCCCACCGCCCAGCGCATGCTGCAGCAGCCGGCCCGGCCGGCCGGCACGTACCTGGAGTACTACCCACACACCGTCGCGACCGGCGTTTTTGCCTTTCACCGCGAGGCCTTCGAATCCGACGCGCCGACGCGGATGGACATCAACTACCAGGGCGACGGTCTCGACAACTACTTCCGGCTGTCGGCCCGGCGGGTGGGGCGGGGGCTGCTGGTAAGCTTCAGCGACACGGCCCACCATACCCGCACGGCCGTGGAGTTGGCCCTGCGCGAAAGCCAGGCCCGCGAGCGCGCCGCCCTGGCCGAAGCCGAACGCCAGCGCGCCGCCCTGCACGAGACCTTTATGCAGGCGCCGGCCATGATTTGCATCTTCGCGGGCCCCGAGCACGTGTTTGAGCTGGCCAACCCGCTCTACCAGCAGCTGGTGGGCAACCGGCCGCTGCTGGGCCGGCCCGTTCGCGAGGCCATGCCCGAACTGGCGGGGCAGCCCATTTTTGGCCTGCTCGACGAGGTGTACCGGACCGGCCAGACCTTTCGGGCCAACGAGATGCTCATCCAGCTCGACCACGCCAATGCGGGCAATTCGGAGCTGGAAAATCGGTATTACAACTTCAGCTACCAGGCCCGGTACGACACCAGCGGCGCCATCGACGGCATTATTGTGTTTGCCTTTGAGGTGACGCCGCAGGTGCAGGCCCGGCAGCAGCTGGCCACCACCGAGCGGCAAAGCGCCGAGCTAAACGAAGAGCTGGCCGCCGCCAACGAAGAGCTGCAGGCGGCCAACGAGGAAATTCGGTCCAGCAACGACGACCTGTTTCGGGCGCAACTCCGGCTCAACGAGCTGAACCAGGAGCTGGAGGTGCGGGTGGCCGACCGCACCGCCCGCCTGCTGCGCGCCCAGACCGACGCCGAGCGCCAGCGCGCCCGGCTGGAGCGGTTCTTTATGCAGGCGCCGGCCGCTATCTGCATTCTCGACGGCCCCGAGCTGGTGTATGAGCTGGTGAACCCGGGCTACCAGGCGCTGTTTCCGGGCCGGCAGCTGCTGGGCCGGCCGATTCTGGCGGCCCTGCCCGAAATCGAGGGCCACGAAGTGCACCGCACCCTTCAGCGCGTGTTCGAAACGGGCCTCACCAACGAGGAAAACGGCATTCTCATTCCCATTGCCCGGCCCGAAGACGGGGTGCTGGAAGACCGGTACTTTAACTACATCCAGCAGGCCCGCTACGACGAAACCGGGCGCATCGACGGCGTGCTCGTGTTTGCCTTTGAGGTAACGGAGCAGGTGCAGGCGCGCCGGCGCGCCGATGCCCTGCAAGCCGCCACCCTCGAAGCCTCGAAGCAGCTGGTGCAGCAGCGCGAAACCCTTTACCAGGTGTTTGAGCAAACGCCGGCCAGCGTGGCCATCCTGCGCGGCCCCGAGCACCGGTTCGATTACGTGAACCCGGGCTACCAGGCCCTGTTTCCGGGCCGGCCGCTGCTGGGCCGGCCGCTGGCCGAGGCCTTGCCCGAGACGGTGGACTTTGGCTTCCTGGGCCTACTCGACCAGGTGTACACCACCGGCGAGGCGTTTTTTGGCACCGAACTGCCTTTGCAGGTGCGCGATACCGCGGGCAACCTGCTGCCCGAGGTCTACTTCACGTTCACCTACCAGGCGTACCACGACGGCGGCGCCGTGGTGGGCGTGTCCATTTTCGCCTTCGACGTGACCGAGCAGGTACTGGCCCGCCAGCAGGCCGCCGTGCTACAGGAAGAAATGCAGCAGCGCGACGCCCAGCTGCAGGCGCTGTTTGAGCAAGCCCCGGTGGCCATTGCGGTGCTCCGCGGGCCCGAACTGGTGGTGGAGCTGGCCAACCCCGGCATGTGCGCCATATGGGGCCACACGCTGGAAGAAGTACTCGGCAAGCCGCTGATGGACGGCATGTTCGAGCTGCGCGGCCAAGGCTTTGACCTGCTGCTGCAAGACGTGCTGACCACGGGGCAGGCGTATGTGGCCCAAGGGCAAGCCGTGGAACTGCCGCGCCACGGCCGGCTCGAAACCGTATACGCGAACTTCGTGTACCAGCCCCTGCGCGACAGCAACGGCCAGATTACGGGCATAGCTGCCGTGGCCACCGACGTAAGCGAGCAAGTGGCGGCCCGCCAGCTGTTGGCCCGCGCCAACGAGGAAATGACCGCCGCCCACCTGGCCGTGAGCGCCCGCAACCAAGAGCTGGCCCAGGCCAACCTGCAGCTGACCCGCACCAACCAGGACCTGGACAACTTCGTGTACGCGGCCAGCCACGACCTCAAGCAGCCCGTCAACAACCTGGCGGGCCTGTTCGAGGAGTTGCGGCGGTCCACCGTGTTCCAGGACCCCGAGGAAAAGGACCTGCTCGAACCCATGGTGGAAGATGCCCTGCGCCAGCTGGGCACCACCATCGACGACCTGGCCGTGGTGGGGCAGGTGCAGCGACTCCCGGAGCTGGCCGCCGAAACCGTGCTCATGGACGAGTTGACCCAGGAGGTGCTCCAAACCCTGCAGCCCCAGGTGCAGGCGGCCCGGGCGCGCATCACCACCGACTTCTCGGCCCGGCCCACGCTGTCCTACGCCCGCGCCAACCTGCGCACCATCGTGCTCAACCTGCTCAGCAACTCGCTGAAATACGCCGACCCCGCCCGGCGCTGCCGCGTGCACCTCTCCATGTGGGTGCAGGAGGACCGGCCCGTGCTCATGGTGGAAGACAACGGCCTGGGCTTCGACGTGCAGCGGCACCGCGGCGAGCTGTTTCACCTCTTCCGTCGCTTCCACGACCACACCGAAGGTACCGGCGTGGGCCTCTACCTCGTCAACCGCATCGTGCAGAGCAACGGCGGCCATGTGGAGGTGGAGAGCGAAGTAGGGGAGGGTACCACGTTCCGGGTGTATTTGTAA
- a CDS encoding carboxy terminal-processing peptidase — translation MQASRLKVGLLSTLALVGLASYSVYQGTPPRDQVVLGTMLQGLGVLHYQPEKLDDQFSQRVFDLYLKRVDVNKQLLLAPEVAQLRQYQTKIDDELKGGTHEFLDVTSKLLSKRTLEIQALYRQILAKPFDFTVQESLETSPDKAAFAPTAAVQREKWRKLLKYQTLAQLSELMDEEARKKDKPLAAATPGTSPAVTSERQRTPAELEAAARKRVLKYYDEYFADQLQNDDNDHLAEFANVIANTYDPHTEYFAPIARDNFDIAMSGRLEGTGAQLQEDEGHLKVTDIVAGSASFRQGELKVGDIILRVAQGAAEPVSVEGMRFEKAVKLIRGPKGTEVRLTVRKPDGAVVVIPIIRDVVVIEETYAQSAIIKQGGKNYGYIHLPGFYADFGGKGGRSSAADVKTELAKLSKENVAGVILDLRYNGGGSLQDAVEMGGLFVPSGPMVQVKAGRGRPTALDDKDPQVQYAGPLVVMVNKYSASASEILAAAMQDYRRAIIVGSTTYGKGTVQQLIDLDNAVSPEAKALKPLGSLKLTIQKFYRVNGGSTQFKGVVPDITLPDALTSFAKGEQESEYPLLWDEISPAAYQPSNTVPAIDKLRAASAARVAASPGFRLITDATQRATIRRKQTNLSLNLAAYRATQQQVRDANKQQTAAQNALPSLDVAQLTADASVAGSDSTASKRAARFLKPLRKDAALAEAVAVIGDELK, via the coding sequence ATGCAAGCTTCCCGTTTGAAAGTAGGATTGTTGTCGACGCTGGCCTTGGTTGGGCTGGCCTCTTATTCCGTTTACCAGGGCACGCCGCCGCGCGACCAGGTGGTGCTGGGCACCATGCTGCAGGGCCTGGGCGTGCTTCACTACCAGCCCGAAAAGCTCGACGACCAGTTCTCGCAGCGCGTGTTCGACCTTTACCTCAAGCGGGTAGACGTGAACAAGCAGCTGCTTCTGGCTCCCGAAGTGGCCCAGCTGCGGCAGTACCAAACCAAGATTGACGACGAGCTGAAGGGCGGCACCCACGAGTTTCTGGACGTGACTAGCAAGCTGCTGAGCAAGCGCACCCTGGAAATTCAGGCGCTGTACCGCCAGATTCTGGCCAAGCCCTTCGACTTCACGGTGCAGGAAAGCCTGGAAACCAGCCCCGATAAAGCAGCCTTCGCGCCCACCGCCGCAGTCCAGCGCGAAAAGTGGCGCAAGCTGCTGAAGTACCAGACCCTGGCCCAGCTCTCGGAGCTGATGGACGAGGAAGCCCGCAAGAAAGACAAGCCGCTGGCGGCCGCTACGCCGGGCACCTCACCTGCCGTAACGTCGGAGCGGCAGCGCACGCCGGCCGAGCTAGAGGCCGCCGCCCGCAAGCGCGTGCTGAAGTACTATGACGAATACTTCGCCGACCAGCTGCAAAACGACGACAACGACCACCTGGCCGAGTTTGCCAACGTCATTGCCAACACCTACGACCCGCACACCGAATACTTTGCGCCCATTGCCCGCGACAACTTCGACATTGCGATGTCGGGCCGGTTGGAAGGCACCGGCGCGCAGCTGCAGGAAGACGAAGGCCACCTCAAGGTAACCGACATTGTGGCCGGGTCGGCCTCGTTCCGGCAGGGCGAGCTGAAGGTGGGCGATATCATCCTGCGCGTGGCCCAAGGCGCGGCCGAGCCCGTGAGCGTGGAAGGCATGCGCTTTGAGAAAGCCGTGAAGCTGATTCGCGGCCCCAAGGGCACCGAAGTGCGCCTGACGGTGCGCAAGCCCGACGGCGCCGTCGTGGTCATCCCCATCATCCGCGACGTGGTGGTGATTGAGGAAACCTACGCGCAGTCGGCCATCATCAAGCAGGGGGGCAAAAACTACGGCTACATTCACCTGCCGGGCTTCTATGCCGACTTTGGCGGCAAAGGGGGCCGCAGCAGCGCCGCTGACGTGAAAACGGAGCTGGCCAAGCTGAGCAAGGAAAACGTGGCCGGCGTGATTCTCGACCTGCGCTACAACGGCGGCGGCTCGCTGCAGGACGCCGTGGAAATGGGTGGCCTTTTCGTGCCCAGCGGCCCCATGGTGCAGGTGAAAGCCGGCCGCGGCCGCCCCACCGCCCTCGACGACAAAGACCCCCAGGTGCAGTACGCCGGCCCGCTCGTGGTGATGGTGAACAAGTACAGCGCTTCGGCATCGGAGATTCTGGCCGCCGCTATGCAGGACTACCGCCGCGCCATCATCGTGGGCAGCACCACCTACGGCAAGGGCACCGTGCAGCAGCTTATTGACCTCGACAACGCGGTGTCGCCCGAGGCCAAGGCCCTGAAGCCCCTAGGCTCGCTCAAGCTCACCATCCAGAAGTTTTACCGGGTGAATGGCGGCTCCACACAGTTCAAAGGCGTGGTGCCGGACATTACCCTGCCCGATGCCCTCACCTCGTTTGCCAAGGGCGAGCAGGAGTCAGAGTACCCCTTGCTGTGGGATGAGATTTCGCCCGCCGCCTACCAGCCCAGCAACACGGTGCCGGCCATTGATAAGCTGCGCGCCGCCAGTGCGGCCCGGGTAGCGGCCAGCCCCGGCTTCCGCCTGATTACCGATGCTACCCAGCGCGCCACCATCCGCCGCAAACAAACCAACCTCTCGCTGAACCTGGCCGCCTACCGCGCCACCCAGCAGCAGGTGCGCGACGCCAACAAGCAGCAGACGGCCGCGCAAAATGCCCTGCCTTCTCTGGACGTAGCCCAACTGACGGCCGATGCCAGCGTAGCTGGCTCCGACTCGACGGCTTCCAAGCGGGCCGCCCGTTTCCTCAAGCCCCTGCGCAAAGACGCGGCCCTGGCCGAAGCCGTCGCCGTAATTGGCGACGAGCTGAAGTAA
- the dinB gene encoding DNA polymerase IV produces the protein MSENFIRKIIHLDMDAFYASVEQRDNPDLRGRPVAVGGARERGVVAAASYEAREYGVRSAMPSTTALRKCPELVFVSPRFDVYKDVSRQIRAIFAEYTPLIEPVSLDEAYLDVTHNLKELASATQIAREIRAKILAETQLTASAGISYNKFLAKLASDYRKPNGQFVVRPEQGLAFVEGLAVGQFHGVGPVTAAKMNQLGIFTGADLREQTAEFLQQQFGKAGHYYFAIARAQDHRPVVADRLRKSVGSETTFAQDLTLFPDLLDGLRPSLEEVWEYCQRTGILGRTITLKVKYADFQQITRSRSTVSSIPSQAALERLCKELVESLFPLPKGVRLLGVSLSNLSNGQHAAGRQLTLSF, from the coding sequence GTGAGTGAGAATTTCATTCGCAAAATCATCCATTTGGACATGGATGCATTTTATGCTTCTGTGGAGCAGCGAGATAACCCCGACTTGCGCGGGCGGCCCGTGGCGGTGGGCGGCGCCCGGGAGCGGGGCGTGGTAGCGGCAGCCAGCTACGAGGCCCGCGAATACGGCGTGCGGTCGGCCATGCCGTCGACTACGGCGCTGCGCAAGTGCCCGGAGCTCGTGTTTGTCTCGCCGCGCTTCGACGTGTACAAGGACGTGTCGCGGCAGATTCGGGCCATTTTTGCCGAGTACACGCCACTTATTGAGCCGGTGTCGCTGGACGAGGCCTACCTCGACGTCACCCACAACCTCAAGGAACTGGCCTCGGCCACTCAAATTGCGCGAGAAATCCGGGCCAAAATCCTGGCCGAAACCCAGCTCACGGCCTCGGCGGGCATCTCCTACAATAAGTTTCTGGCCAAGCTGGCTTCCGACTACCGCAAGCCCAACGGCCAGTTTGTGGTGCGGCCCGAGCAGGGGCTGGCGTTTGTGGAGGGCCTGGCCGTAGGGCAGTTCCACGGCGTGGGGCCGGTCACGGCGGCCAAGATGAACCAGCTGGGCATCTTTACCGGAGCCGATTTACGGGAGCAGACCGCTGAGTTTCTGCAGCAGCAGTTTGGCAAGGCCGGGCACTACTACTTTGCCATTGCCCGCGCCCAGGACCACCGCCCCGTGGTGGCCGACCGCCTGCGCAAGTCGGTGGGCTCCGAGACCACCTTTGCCCAGGACCTGACCCTGTTTCCGGACTTGCTGGATGGGCTGCGGCCTTCCCTCGAAGAAGTGTGGGAGTACTGCCAGCGCACCGGCATCCTGGGCCGTACCATCACACTGAAGGTGAAGTACGCCGACTTCCAGCAGATAACCCGCAGCCGCAGCACGGTGAGCTCCATTCCCAGCCAGGCAGCGCTCGAACGGCTGTGCAAAGAGTTGGTCGAGTCCTTGTTTCCGCTGCCCAAAGGCGTGCGCCTGCTCGGGGTATCGCTCTCCAACCTGAGCAACGGCCAGCACGCCGCCGGCCGCCAGCTCACGTTGAGTTTTTAG